Proteins encoded by one window of Petrotoga mexicana DSM 14811:
- a CDS encoding alpha-ketoacid dehydrogenase subunit beta — translation MREVMFVQALGEAMAEEMERDPRVILMGEDVQLGAFGQTRGLVERFGPGRVRNTPLAEVGFTGAGIGAAASGLRPVVNIMMANFLYVTMDQIVNQLAKLRYMSGGQVDFPIVIWATTGAGGSAAAQHSDNPAAMFVNVPGLKIVKPGNPYDVKGLMKSSIRSNSPIIFFEETTLGMMKQPIPDEEYTVPIGKGEVKREGTDITVVAIGCMVSQALSAAEKLEKEGISVEVVDPRTLVPLDKDIILNSVAKTGKVVVCDDAPPLCSVASEISATINEEGFDFLKAPVARVTREHVPVPFSPPMEKFVLPNEEKIINKVKEVAKR, via the coding sequence ATGAGAGAAGTTATGTTTGTTCAAGCTCTTGGAGAAGCGATGGCAGAAGAAATGGAAAGAGATCCTAGGGTTATATTAATGGGAGAAGATGTACAATTAGGGGCTTTTGGTCAAACTAGGGGTTTGGTAGAAAGGTTTGGCCCCGGCAGGGTAAGAAATACTCCTCTTGCAGAAGTAGGTTTTACAGGTGCAGGAATTGGCGCAGCAGCTAGCGGACTGAGGCCAGTGGTAAATATAATGATGGCAAATTTTTTGTATGTTACTATGGATCAAATCGTAAACCAACTTGCTAAACTTAGATACATGTCAGGAGGACAGGTTGATTTCCCAATAGTAATATGGGCTACGACTGGTGCTGGAGGTTCAGCTGCGGCTCAACACTCAGATAATCCTGCTGCAATGTTTGTAAATGTACCGGGCCTTAAAATAGTTAAACCAGGAAATCCCTATGATGTTAAAGGTTTGATGAAAAGTTCAATAAGGAGTAATAGTCCAATAATTTTCTTTGAAGAAACAACCTTAGGTATGATGAAACAACCAATCCCCGATGAAGAATATACTGTTCCAATAGGAAAAGGAGAAGTTAAAAGAGAAGGGACTGATATTACGGTTGTTGCTATAGGGTGCATGGTGTCGCAAGCTCTTTCTGCCGCGGAAAAATTGGAAAAAGAAGGAATATCCGTAGAAGTAGTGGATCCAAGGACACTTGTTCCTTTAGATAAAGATATAATTTTAAACTCTGTTGCAAAAACTGGCAAGGTTGTTGTATGTGATGATGCTCCTCCTCTTTGTTCTGTTGCCTCGGAAATTTCGGCTACAATTAATGAAGAAGGATTCGATTTCTTAAAGGCTCCCGTGGCAAGAGTTACAAGAGAACATGTACCAGTACCTTTCAGTCCTCCAATGGAGAAGTTTGTATTACCAAATGAAGAAAAGATCATTAATAAAGTAAAAGAAGTAGCGAAACGATAA
- a CDS encoding thiamine pyrophosphate-dependent dehydrogenase E1 component subunit alpha, whose amino-acid sequence MLNSELLLKMYQKMVLIRAFEEKVSELFAKGKIPGFAHLSLGQEAVPVGTCANLEEEDHITSTHRGHGDILAKGADPKYMFAELFGKSSGYCKGKGGSMHIADYSLGIIGANGIVGAGIPIATGSALAQQQLGTKNVTVCFFGDGAANEGSFHEAVNLASIWKLPVIYVCQNNQYAVSTPASYALSVQDVSSRGSAYNIPGVTVDGNDVIAVYEAVHEAVERARNGSGPSLVECKTYRWHGHFEGEEALGWIYRSKEEVEEWKKKDPIPRFENNLVNQGILSKTDIEKTKEQTKQLIEDAVKFAEEAPLPDPEEALVGLFPD is encoded by the coding sequence ATGTTAAACAGCGAACTTTTGTTAAAAATGTATCAAAAGATGGTACTGATAAGGGCCTTTGAAGAGAAGGTGAGTGAGTTATTTGCTAAAGGCAAAATCCCAGGTTTTGCTCATTTGTCTTTGGGTCAAGAGGCTGTGCCTGTAGGTACCTGTGCAAATCTTGAAGAAGAAGATCATATAACTTCCACACATAGAGGTCATGGAGATATTTTAGCTAAAGGTGCTGATCCAAAATACATGTTTGCAGAACTTTTTGGTAAGTCTAGTGGTTATTGTAAAGGTAAAGGAGGTTCCATGCACATAGCTGATTATTCCCTTGGTATCATTGGGGCAAATGGAATAGTTGGAGCAGGGATACCAATTGCAACTGGGTCTGCCCTTGCACAACAACAACTAGGGACAAAAAACGTCACTGTATGTTTTTTTGGTGATGGAGCAGCGAATGAGGGTTCTTTCCACGAGGCTGTTAACCTAGCTTCCATCTGGAAACTTCCAGTCATTTATGTTTGTCAAAACAACCAGTATGCTGTTAGCACTCCAGCTTCATATGCCCTTTCCGTTCAAGATGTTTCATCAAGAGGATCAGCTTACAATATACCGGGTGTTACGGTTGATGGCAACGATGTTATTGCGGTATATGAAGCTGTACATGAAGCGGTAGAAAGAGCAAGAAATGGATCGGGGCCTTCTTTAGTAGAATGCAAAACGTACAGATGGCATGGGCATTTCGAAGGTGAAGAAGCTCTGGGATGGATATACAGATCCAAAGAAGAGGTTGAAGAGTGGAAAAAGAAAGATCCTATACCACGATTTGAAAACAACCTAGTAAATCAAGGGATACTAAGTAAAACGGATATTGAAAAAACAAAAGAGCAAACAAAACAGTTAATTGAAGATGCGGTAAAATTTGCAGAAGAAGCTCCTTTACCAGATCCAGAAGAAGCTTTAGTTGGCCTCTTCCCGGATTAA
- a CDS encoding SDR family NAD(P)-dependent oxidoreductase: MGLLDGKIAIITGAARGIGQAYSIRFAKEGAKLVVCDVLDCNETKAKVEAEGAECLALKVDVTDEESTRKMAEETINKYGRIDILLNNAAIYGGLVMKPFENISVEEWDKVMSVNLKGLFLCSKAVTPQMKKQKKGKIINISSTTFHMGVPMLLHYVTSKGGVVGFTRALSNELGEYGINVNAIAPGFTMTDASKGITGGNKELFEQLASMQANMQAIKRREEPEDLTGAAVFLASDDSDFIAGVTLPVSGGAGLV; the protein is encoded by the coding sequence ATGGGATTATTAGATGGAAAAATTGCAATAATCACGGGAGCGGCCCGCGGTATTGGGCAAGCTTATTCTATTCGTTTTGCAAAAGAAGGGGCAAAACTGGTAGTTTGTGATGTGCTAGATTGTAATGAAACTAAAGCAAAAGTGGAAGCTGAAGGTGCAGAGTGTTTAGCATTAAAAGTCGATGTTACTGACGAAGAATCAACCCGAAAAATGGCAGAAGAAACCATTAACAAATACGGAAGAATAGATATTCTTCTTAACAATGCAGCAATCTATGGTGGCTTAGTTATGAAACCTTTTGAGAATATTTCAGTCGAAGAATGGGACAAAGTTATGTCTGTCAATTTGAAAGGTCTATTTCTCTGTTCTAAAGCAGTAACACCACAAATGAAGAAACAAAAGAAAGGTAAAATTATCAATATTTCTTCTACTACTTTTCACATGGGTGTTCCGATGTTGCTTCATTATGTCACATCTAAAGGAGGAGTTGTTGGTTTCACACGAGCTCTTTCCAATGAACTAGGAGAATATGGAATAAATGTAAACGCTATTGCTCCTGGATTTACAATGACAGATGCTAGTAAGGGTATTACAGGAGGAAATAAAGAACTGTTCGAGCAATTAGCAAGTATGCAAGCCAATATGCAAGCTATAAAAAGGAGAGAAGAACCTGAAGATCTTACAGGGGCAGCTGTATTCCTTGCTTCCGATGATAGTGATTTTATTGCAGGTGTAACTCTTCCAGTTAGTGGTGGCGCTGGTTTAGTTTGA
- a CDS encoding ATP-NAD kinase family protein: protein MEIGIIANPAAGKDIRRLVAHATVIDNNEKVDIVKRIILASQSFGIERVYIMADAFYIGYKVVESLETIKKLKCDVEIINDHVTYSLEDTIKATQLLEEKNVDCILSLGGDGTNRAIARVIGDTPLLPISTGTNNVYPEMVEGTIAGIVAAIVSKNIIHKDEFCSKDKIIEIYKNNKLIDIALIDVVISKEQFIGAKAIWNLSSISDIIVSRANPWSIGFSSIAGYIKTVHREDNFGLYLDLKENNAKKKEVIAPVAPGILEKIQVSEVKKLNIDEEFIYQVEVPGTLALDGEREIEIKKGDNITFKITRNGPCRVDVKKALEWAQSRNFFTEESANAKI from the coding sequence TTGGAAATAGGGATAATCGCTAATCCAGCGGCTGGGAAAGACATAAGAAGACTCGTTGCTCATGCAACAGTAATAGATAATAACGAAAAAGTAGATATAGTAAAAAGAATAATATTAGCTTCTCAAAGTTTTGGTATCGAACGTGTCTACATCATGGCTGATGCGTTTTACATAGGTTACAAAGTTGTTGAAAGCTTGGAAACTATAAAGAAGTTAAAATGTGATGTTGAGATAATCAATGATCATGTAACCTATAGTTTAGAAGACACGATAAAGGCAACCCAATTACTTGAAGAAAAGAATGTAGACTGTATTTTATCCTTAGGGGGGGATGGAACCAACAGAGCAATAGCAAGAGTTATAGGAGACACTCCTTTGTTGCCAATTTCCACAGGGACAAATAATGTATATCCTGAAATGGTTGAAGGAACGATTGCCGGGATAGTGGCGGCAATTGTATCTAAAAATATAATTCACAAAGATGAATTTTGCTCCAAAGATAAGATAATAGAAATATATAAAAATAATAAACTTATAGACATAGCATTAATTGATGTAGTTATTTCAAAGGAACAGTTTATAGGGGCTAAAGCTATATGGAATTTGTCTAGTATCTCAGATATTATTGTATCCAGAGCAAATCCTTGGAGTATTGGCTTTTCCTCTATTGCGGGATATATAAAAACGGTTCATAGAGAAGACAACTTTGGTTTGTACTTAGACCTTAAAGAAAATAATGCAAAGAAAAAGGAAGTAATAGCTCCGGTGGCACCAGGTATATTAGAAAAAATCCAAGTTTCAGAAGTAAAAAAGTTAAACATAGATGAGGAATTCATATATCAAGTTGAGGTTCCAGGCACTTTGGCCTTAGATGGGGAAAGAGAAATAGAAATAAAAAAAGGAGATAATATTACTTTTAAAATTACGAGAAATGGTCCTTGCAGAGTAGATGTGAAAAAAGCTTTAGAATGGGCTCAAAGTCGAAATTTTTTTACTGAGGAAAGTGCTAATGCAAAAATATAG
- a CDS encoding alpha-ketoacid dehydrogenase subunit beta, with the protein MRKMNYGQAINEALRNELRRDPNVFLMGEDVKYGVLGVTAGIVDEFGEERVRNTPISEEAVAGGAVGAAAAGSRPVAEIMFIDFSTIAMDQIVNQAAKMRYMFGGRITLPLTFRTMVGAGIQAAAQHSQSLEAWFTHIPGLKVVYPSTPKDALGLTIAAIRDDNPVIVLEHKLLYAMEGEVPDENEPIPIGVADVKKVGKDVTLVATGMMVHKCLNAAKQLSEEGIDVEVIDPRSLFPLDKDTIYNSIKKTHKVVLVSEEVKRGSWIGELSAMIAEEAFQDLNSPILRVAGLNTPVPFSKKLEDYFVPNEVDIIEAIKSII; encoded by the coding sequence ATGAGAAAGATGAATTATGGTCAGGCAATAAATGAAGCATTGAGAAATGAATTGCGACGTGATCCCAATGTTTTTCTTATGGGAGAAGACGTAAAATATGGAGTATTAGGAGTAACTGCCGGTATAGTTGACGAGTTTGGAGAGGAAAGAGTCAGGAATACCCCAATTTCTGAAGAGGCTGTTGCAGGGGGAGCAGTTGGAGCAGCCGCTGCTGGTAGTAGACCTGTAGCCGAAATTATGTTTATAGATTTTTCGACTATAGCAATGGATCAAATTGTAAACCAGGCAGCAAAGATGCGTTATATGTTTGGAGGTAGAATAACGTTACCTTTAACCTTTAGAACAATGGTTGGAGCTGGTATTCAAGCAGCAGCACAGCATTCACAAAGCTTAGAAGCTTGGTTCACCCATATACCAGGTTTAAAAGTAGTTTACCCTTCTACCCCAAAGGATGCTTTGGGATTGACGATAGCCGCAATCAGAGACGATAATCCGGTAATTGTTTTAGAGCATAAACTTTTATATGCAATGGAAGGGGAAGTTCCAGATGAAAATGAACCAATTCCCATAGGTGTGGCGGATGTGAAGAAAGTAGGTAAAGATGTGACTTTAGTTGCAACCGGAATGATGGTACATAAGTGCTTAAACGCAGCAAAACAACTTTCAGAAGAAGGGATAGATGTAGAAGTAATAGACCCAAGGAGTTTATTTCCGTTGGATAAAGATACTATTTATAATTCAATCAAAAAGACTCACAAAGTGGTTCTGGTTAGTGAGGAAGTAAAGAGAGGTTCGTGGATAGGAGAGCTGTCCGCCATGATAGCTGAAGAAGCTTTCCAAGATTTGAATTCCCCTATCTTACGAGTGGCCGGACTTAACACTCCTGTCCCCTTCTCTAAAAAACTTGAAGATTATTTTGTTCCTAATGAAGTAGATATCATTGAGGCAATAAAATCAATAATATAG
- the pdhA gene encoding pyruvate dehydrogenase (acetyl-transferring) E1 component subunit alpha — translation MDISKELVMDMYTKMLRIRRFEQRVAELFAAAKIGGFVHLYWGEEAVAVGVTANLSNDDLITSTHRGHGHLIAKGGETKYMMAELYGKETGYCKGKGGSMHIADATKGILGANGIVGAGLPIATGAALSIKLRGSNQVSVCFFGDGASNQGTFHESMNMAAIWKLPVVYICENNLYGEFTPQKDHQAITDISSRAEAYGFPGITVDGNDVFAVYEATNEAIKRARNGNGPTLIECKTYRVRGHFEGDPQLYRSKEEVEEWKRNDPIMRVERYISENGIVSEEKLKEIQKGIDKELDEAVEFAEKSKDPDEKMVAEDVYTDIVEEVRVR, via the coding sequence ATGGATATTTCTAAGGAATTAGTAATGGATATGTATACGAAGATGCTTAGAATAAGAAGATTTGAGCAGAGAGTTGCTGAGTTATTTGCTGCTGCAAAAATTGGAGGTTTTGTACATCTATATTGGGGAGAAGAAGCGGTTGCAGTAGGTGTAACTGCCAATCTTTCTAATGATGATTTAATAACAAGTACACATAGAGGTCATGGCCATTTAATAGCAAAAGGTGGAGAAACGAAGTACATGATGGCTGAGCTTTATGGTAAAGAAACCGGTTATTGTAAAGGAAAAGGTGGTTCTATGCACATTGCAGATGCTACAAAGGGAATACTTGGTGCTAATGGTATTGTGGGTGCGGGCCTTCCTATAGCAACAGGTGCAGCTTTATCAATTAAGCTCAGAGGTAGTAATCAAGTATCTGTATGTTTCTTTGGTGACGGTGCTTCAAATCAAGGGACATTCCATGAGTCCATGAATATGGCAGCTATATGGAAACTCCCGGTGGTATATATTTGTGAAAATAATCTATATGGAGAGTTTACCCCTCAGAAAGATCACCAAGCTATAACCGATATTTCTAGTAGAGCCGAAGCATATGGTTTTCCAGGAATTACGGTTGATGGTAATGATGTGTTTGCCGTATATGAAGCCACAAATGAAGCGATTAAAAGGGCAAGAAATGGGAATGGGCCCACTTTAATTGAATGTAAAACCTATAGAGTAAGGGGGCACTTTGAAGGAGATCCCCAGCTTTACCGTAGTAAAGAAGAAGTAGAAGAATGGAAAAGAAATGACCCCATAATGAGAGTGGAAAGATACATCTCAGAAAACGGAATAGTTAGCGAAGAAAAGCTAAAAGAAATTCAAAAAGGCATAGATAAAGAGCTAGATGAGGCTGTAGAATTTGCAGAAAAAAGTAAAGATCCCGATGAAAAAATGGTAGCAGAAGATGTTTATACAGACATTGTAGAGGAGGTGCGTGTAAGATGA
- a CDS encoding lipoyl domain-containing protein yields the protein MVVDVTVPKWGLTMKEAEIVKWYKNEGERVEKGEPLVQVMTEKITNDIEAPASGILKTIMKKKGDSAEVAEKIAEIETNE from the coding sequence ATGGTAGTTGACGTAACCGTTCCGAAGTGGGGATTAACTATGAAAGAAGCAGAGATTGTAAAATGGTACAAAAATGAAGGTGAAAGAGTAGAAAAAGGTGAACCGTTAGTACAGGTTATGACAGAAAAAATTACTAACGATATTGAGGCGCCTGCTTCGGGGATTCTAAAAACTATAATGAAGAAAAAAGGAGATTCAGCCGAAGTAGCCGAGAAAATTGCAGAAATTGAAACAAATGAGTAA
- the lpdA gene encoding dihydrolipoyl dehydrogenase, with product MYDVVVIGSGSGGYVAAIRLSQLGKKVAVVEKENLGGTCTNKGCIPTKAMLTSSHLYEEILKKSNKLGIKVGEVTYEINEIMKHMKKVVLQSKKGIEYLFKKNHIDLIQGVAEIIDKNHIKVGDKSIETQNIILAHGSEPVVFSPFDKIEGIWTSDDVFTMEHMPESILIVGGGVIGVEFATFFASLGKKVYVVELLEHILPNEDKDVAEEAKKSLVRKGVEVLEKHKVINIQKNEDSYVSKIDFNGETREIISSKILLAVGRRPVITQDIKNLGVEIEKGVKTDFKMRTNVENVYAIGDIRAHIMLAHVAMNEGIVAAHNIAGEVKEMDYSAVPNIIFSNPEIATVGLKEKEIDPEKVIISKFPVSANGRARTMEERDGFVKIIADKETKKVLGVAIVSPNATDMIMEGVLAVKYGMSVEQLTDCIHPHPTLTESLLGAEESAEGLAIHI from the coding sequence ATGTACGATGTTGTTGTTATTGGATCAGGGTCAGGGGGTTATGTGGCGGCAATAAGGTTATCTCAATTAGGGAAAAAGGTTGCCGTTGTTGAAAAAGAAAATCTTGGTGGAACTTGTACTAACAAAGGTTGTATCCCCACAAAAGCGATGTTGACCTCTTCACATCTTTACGAAGAGATTTTAAAAAAATCGAACAAATTAGGCATAAAAGTAGGTGAAGTAACTTATGAAATAAACGAAATAATGAAACATATGAAAAAAGTTGTTCTACAATCCAAAAAAGGTATAGAATATCTATTTAAGAAAAATCATATTGATTTAATACAAGGTGTCGCAGAAATAATCGATAAAAATCATATAAAAGTTGGCGATAAAAGTATAGAAACACAAAACATTATTTTAGCTCACGGTTCTGAACCAGTAGTTTTTTCACCCTTCGATAAAATCGAAGGAATTTGGACAAGTGATGATGTATTTACGATGGAACATATGCCAGAATCGATTTTGATAGTTGGTGGAGGGGTAATTGGTGTAGAATTTGCTACATTTTTTGCAAGTTTAGGTAAAAAAGTTTATGTTGTTGAACTGCTTGAACATATACTCCCCAATGAGGATAAAGATGTTGCAGAAGAAGCAAAAAAATCTTTGGTTAGAAAAGGTGTGGAAGTCTTAGAAAAACATAAGGTCATAAATATCCAAAAAAATGAAGATTCATACGTATCGAAAATCGATTTCAATGGTGAAACCAGAGAAATAATAAGCTCAAAAATTTTACTTGCCGTAGGGAGAAGGCCTGTTATAACGCAAGATATTAAAAATTTAGGTGTAGAGATAGAAAAAGGTGTTAAGACAGATTTTAAAATGAGAACAAACGTTGAAAATGTATATGCAATAGGAGATATTAGAGCCCATATTATGTTAGCTCATGTAGCTATGAATGAAGGGATAGTAGCCGCCCACAATATCGCAGGTGAAGTCAAGGAAATGGATTACAGTGCTGTGCCAAACATCATTTTCTCTAACCCAGAAATAGCAACTGTTGGGCTAAAAGAAAAAGAAATTGATCCTGAAAAAGTTATCATTTCAAAATTCCCTGTATCTGCTAACGGCAGAGCGAGAACTATGGAAGAAAGAGATGGTTTTGTAAAGATAATAGCTGATAAGGAGACTAAAAAAGTATTAGGTGTAGCTATTGTCTCTCCGAATGCTACAGATATGATTATGGAAGGAGTTTTGGCTGTAAAGTATGGGATGAGTGTAGAGCAACTAACAGATTGTATACATCCTCACCCCACTTTGACTGAAAGTCTGCTTGGTGCAGAAGAAAGTGCGGAAGGATTAGCCATACATATTTAA
- a CDS encoding carboxymuconolactone decarboxylase family protein yields the protein MKDTFQRAMGWMEEFSKTNPEQMGSFQNMMEAIEKEEGAALDKKTKELIAVALSVARNCEWCIAFHVKSALDAGATEEEILEAAWVAVLMGGGPALMHAGLVLEALKDLK from the coding sequence ATGAAAGATACTTTTCAAAGAGCAATGGGCTGGATGGAAGAGTTTTCTAAGACGAACCCAGAGCAAATGGGGAGTTTCCAAAACATGATGGAAGCCATCGAAAAAGAAGAAGGCGCTGCACTTGATAAAAAAACTAAAGAGTTAATAGCTGTTGCACTTTCTGTAGCCAGAAACTGTGAATGGTGCATTGCTTTTCATGTGAAATCTGCGTTAGATGCGGGTGCCACAGAGGAAGAAATTTTGGAAGCTGCGTGGGTTGCAGTGTTGATGGGTGGAGGTCCGGCTTTAATGCATGCAGGTTTGGTTTTGGAAGCGTTAAAAGATCTAAAATAA
- a CDS encoding MFS transporter: protein MTFDSLIEKVVSQSQRNYLLFITSLGWAVVAAYVMITSFTLPLLAQEWNLSNIFASTIASSTFIGMFIGTLSAGIISDYFGRKKSAMFLLFIGSFFSVLSGFIGSPTLFIIFRILSGIGFGGSMPVLNAYLTEFLNVSIRGKYLVYLESSWAIGSIFIAIIHMFIARNFTWRLDYIFLGAGFIPFLLLFTVPESPKYLLIREKKEEFEKLFNYNIKEKIIVPKKEKVTINALFKKGYLVRSLNILLLWFTMSFGYYGIFVWVKGILAQKGVNVVLTDWYTFYMFLAQLPGYLLAAYLIEKIGRRKSVLLFALGTAISSVIFASVSSNILVLIFSLVVSIFCMGEWGLTYAYTPELYPTTMRGTANGVSGALTRFSGFIAPFYTSYFLERGNINIGLIGIAILFLLTGILNFIFLPETLKKEVD, encoded by the coding sequence ATGACGTTTGATTCTTTGATAGAAAAAGTAGTTTCACAATCTCAAAGAAATTATTTATTATTTATTACTTCTTTGGGATGGGCTGTTGTAGCTGCATATGTAATGATAACCTCGTTCACTCTTCCGCTACTTGCACAAGAATGGAACTTATCCAACATTTTTGCCTCGACGATCGCTAGTTCCACTTTTATAGGCATGTTTATAGGTACATTAAGTGCTGGAATTATCTCGGATTACTTTGGCAGAAAGAAGTCTGCAATGTTTCTATTGTTTATCGGAAGTTTTTTCAGTGTCCTTAGTGGTTTTATAGGTTCTCCAACACTTTTCATTATTTTTAGGATTTTATCTGGAATTGGTTTTGGTGGTTCTATGCCTGTTTTAAACGCATATTTAACCGAATTTTTGAATGTTTCAATTAGGGGCAAATACTTAGTTTATCTAGAAAGCAGCTGGGCAATTGGAAGTATATTTATAGCCATAATCCATATGTTCATTGCTAGAAATTTTACTTGGAGGTTGGATTATATATTTTTAGGGGCTGGGTTTATTCCCTTTTTGCTTTTATTTACTGTTCCAGAATCTCCAAAGTATTTGCTAATAAGAGAGAAAAAAGAGGAGTTTGAAAAACTTTTTAATTACAATATTAAAGAAAAAATTATAGTACCGAAGAAAGAAAAAGTAACTATTAATGCACTTTTTAAAAAAGGTTATTTAGTTAGAAGCCTAAATATTCTTCTCTTATGGTTTACTATGAGTTTTGGATATTACGGTATTTTCGTTTGGGTTAAAGGGATTTTAGCTCAGAAAGGTGTGAATGTTGTTTTAACAGATTGGTACACTTTTTACATGTTTTTAGCGCAGTTACCAGGTTATTTATTAGCAGCGTATCTTATTGAGAAGATTGGAAGAAGAAAAAGTGTTTTATTGTTTGCTTTAGGAACAGCAATTTCTTCGGTTATATTCGCCAGCGTTTCTTCAAATATATTAGTGTTGATTTTTAGTTTGGTTGTTTCTATTTTTTGTATGGGTGAGTGGGGTTTGACATATGCATATACTCCTGAACTTTATCCAACAACTATGAGAGGAACAGCTAACGGTGTTTCAGGTGCCTTAACGAGGTTCTCGGGTTTCATCGCACCCTTTTATACTTCATATTTTCTTGAGAGAGGCAACATAAATATAGGATTAATAGGGATTGCAATCCTTTTCTTGCTGACAGGAATATTAAACTTTATCTTTCTACCTGAAACTCTAAAAAAAGAGGTAGATTGA
- the yqeH gene encoding ribosome biogenesis GTPase YqeH codes for MKCEGCGVEIQTEDPKKPGYIPENVLKEKIENNESVVCQRCFKLKHYNYLLPIKINSDFSHDIDKILRDFKTVFWVVDVIDFEGTFRKEIAEKLKGKNIFLIVNKIDLLPKSTPYAKLKKWLLFRIKEMGINIPDDHVRMVSVKTGMGIEKTKKLLLQTEKQKALVIGVTNVGKSSFLNRLVRGEITVSAYSGTTLKVLKAKVPNTDLQLFDTPGIFTQDRLCDFFDIYTQVKMIPSKKIKIKTFTVNEKNILFISGLFWLKVLKNGVNNLPPIITVFLPEEISAHRAKEERINDLLHNRKILFPPYNDNFDFNQIEFEREIVKIDKGNDIALPGAGWLSVKRGPLIAEISKPKEFRYVVRKSMK; via the coding sequence ATGAAATGTGAAGGCTGCGGTGTAGAGATACAAACAGAAGACCCTAAAAAACCAGGGTATATACCTGAGAATGTTCTAAAAGAAAAAATAGAAAATAACGAATCTGTAGTTTGTCAAAGATGCTTTAAATTAAAGCATTATAATTATTTATTACCTATCAAAATAAATTCCGATTTTTCCCATGATATTGACAAGATTTTAAGGGATTTCAAAACTGTTTTTTGGGTAGTCGATGTAATAGATTTCGAAGGCACATTTAGAAAAGAGATTGCTGAAAAATTAAAAGGGAAGAATATTTTTTTAATCGTTAATAAAATCGATCTCTTGCCGAAAAGCACACCTTACGCAAAATTAAAAAAGTGGTTGCTCTTCAGAATCAAAGAAATGGGCATAAATATACCAGATGATCATGTGAGAATGGTCAGCGTTAAAACGGGTATGGGAATAGAAAAGACAAAAAAACTACTTTTACAAACAGAGAAACAAAAGGCATTGGTAATAGGTGTAACCAATGTAGGTAAATCATCTTTTTTAAATAGACTTGTGAGGGGAGAAATAACTGTAAGTGCATATTCTGGAACTACTTTAAAGGTATTAAAAGCAAAAGTACCTAACACAGATTTACAATTGTTCGATACACCCGGCATTTTCACTCAAGACAGATTGTGCGATTTTTTTGATATTTATACTCAAGTTAAGATGATTCCTTCTAAAAAAATTAAGATTAAAACTTTCACCGTGAATGAAAAAAATATTCTTTTTATCAGCGGATTGTTCTGGTTGAAAGTTTTAAAGAACGGTGTTAACAATTTACCTCCTATAATCACGGTTTTTCTTCCAGAAGAGATATCTGCTCATAGAGCAAAAGAAGAGAGAATTAATGATTTACTTCACAATAGAAAGATTCTATTTCCACCTTACAATGATAATTTTGATTTTAACCAAATAGAGTTTGAAAGAGAAATTGTAAAGATTGATAAGGGCAATGATATAGCCCTTCCCGGAGCGGGATGGCTTTCTGTAAAAAGAGGCCCTTTAATAGCAGAAATTTCAAAACCTAAAGAGTTTAGATACGTGGTAAGAAAGTCGATGAAATAG